CACGTGTGGTGAACGCAGTActttcatatatgtatttttatcttttgttaGGATCATTGAAGTTGTGTGCGTGCATGCATCAttgcatgtttatatatatatatatatataatacttgtgATGGATGGTCTTTAATTGCTTGGTGTTAATTTAGAAATTGAAGGAGAGGGGAGCAAGTTCCAGAGGTCGGCGTCGATACCGGCCAGCCCTGCGACACCAGTGACACCGGCAACGCCTTCGTCGACAACACCAGTTGCGGCGCGTAAGGACAACGTTTGGAGGAGCGTGTTCCACCCTGGTAGCAACCTTGCAACGAAGAGAATCGGTGGAGACATGTTCGACAAGCCACAGCCTAACTCTCCCACTGTCTATGACtggtacgtacatatatattaattcaagcATTTGCATGCAAGTTTACTCGGCAGAGCGTGATACCCACGCTCCTCCGGTGAGATTCTTTGGaatttggaaacaaaatatataaactctAATTCATGGCAAGATCGGATCACAAGCTGCATCACACACCGATTATTTGACTACTTTTTGTGcaaatcttttgttttgcaTGCTCCTCTTGTACAATCACGTTCTGAGATTTTCCTTTTTCGCCAGATTTTTTATACAAGAGTCGttatctatttgtttttttttttttattattattgttaatggATGGCTTGAATCTGACTGGTAAAGATGTGATGACAGGCTTTACAGTGGAGAGACCCGGAGCAAGCATCGCTGAGGTGTGTGGGGTTACCCAGGCTAGGGTTGTATGTATATAGCGTTTTATCTTTAGTTTACTGCAGGCAGTCTCGTTTCTATTGTATTTTGGTTACGTGCCCTCAACTAGGCTTGCTTTCTGAGTTGACTAGTGCGGGGGTTGTGCGAGTAATGCTAGGGTCTCCAACGGTGTGTTACCGTTTGTATGTTGATCTTGGTAACTCAGATCCATCTGCTCTGTAACGATGGTGATAGgctacttttattattattaataataatacaataaaatatgttgattttgaattgtttgtaTTTTCTTGCTTTTAATTTACTTGGGAGATTTCTTCAATCCAGACAATGAGTTGAGAATATAATAGTTAATTAAATCTGGTACAGgcgtttgagaaaaaaaaaaaatctagtacAGGTTGATTATACAATGGGATTAGTTTTAAGGATAAGGACTACATTACCACTgcaattttataagaaaaattggaCCCACATGCAAACACCGGATAAGGAGGCGGCCAGAAGAAAGAGGGACCATCTGGCATCTTGCTGAAGCCAGGCAGTTGGCCCATTCCTTGTCGATGTTGATCCCAAAATAAACGAAGACTTTTGCTGGCCTTGTGTGCGTGTATTTTACTAAATCGAACGTATATATCTGCTCTTATGCGCAACATCAACGTCAATAAAAGAAGAGGAACGGATAATAAtggattagaaaataaaaatacgaTGTCTACTTAGAACTACTCATATCTTATCTTGTGGAGAAATCTTGGAGATTCCGCAAAcgtaatatatgttttttatttggttaattCGTGTAATGGAATATGCATGGCtcttaaaaatttgtttataccTGAAAACAGCCCACAGCTAGTACCAAAACTACCATTTGAGCCGACTACTTGTATATTCTGAcatgacctctctctctctctctctcttctcttctctctctctcaacttctAATGGAATTTGTTGAACGAATGAATAAGGAAATGTGTAAAAACTGGGATGTGAATCATCATTGTACACAATTCATGAGAGTAAAAGAGTAGTCAGTTGTAAACACGTTTTCATGCAAGTCATGAGCCACGTTAACATATGAACTAATTGGGTGCGTGTGTTGTCGGTGGTTCCAAGCCACAGATTGCTTCAAAGCAAAATTTGACTGATCTGCGGACGTACATGAAACAATATCGAACCTTGATAAGTAGTAATAAGCTGGATGGAGACAAGTCGTTGTCCACTTTATGCATCTCTCGACTTCTTCAAACTCTATTATCTGAGATCTCCATTGATTGGGAGTATAATTATGTACCATAACTTTGGTAACCGAAGAGGATGAGAGAGCTTGTTCTTTAGGACAAACCCGTCACAAGATTCGAGTTCCACGACTTTCTCTCGTATGCCAGTAGCTGAAAGATTACAATTAAAACAGGAGGATCAATTTAGGAATCCAACCACAAACCAGAACATATGCCTAAACAACTGTACATAAAACTAAGTCTGAATGCTTCTTCTATGTTGGCATGAGTGCTTAAGGTTTGCAAAAGTATGAATCACTTATAAAAGAAAGATCTAGAAGTGATTACCAAATAGCCATTAATGAAGTTGTTAGGTACAAGTCCTGCCAAAGTTTCCTCCTCCCCTAAGATTTGCAACTTGTCTTTGCCTGGATCAATTATACGGGACATGGCCAGTGGAGAACTTGCAGAGGTCgaaaggttgatttttgaatgCAATTCTTTTACCAGGTGTATTGCTACTTCATCATCTTGGGTTGCAGTTTGCATGGCTACATACTATATTAACAGGCACGAGAACCAGTCCTCAGTAGAGAAGACACAATGCTTTACAATGTGATGAATTGAAATCAAATAAGGAAACAGGGTATAGAACTCAAAACAATAATACCACAAcaaaaacatgaaaagaaaaacagggtATAGGGTTTGGAAATAACACCTGGCACAGCTGTCTAATTGACAGGGTAGGCCTGCAGCAAAGGTAGGGTCTCTCCAAACTGGGTGTACTTTGTTCATCAAATGAAACGAGCATGAGGTTGATAGTCGACTGtaataacaaagaaaatattctaCATGACAAGGAACACACTCTTTAATGCAACAGAGAGCTAGAAGCATTAAGTTtcagataaaagaaagaaaacaatgtCATAACCTAAGCCAAGTTGAAACCACAAATGGATTCTCAATTCCTTATCAGCCAAGTCCCaagaaaataattcaacataCTTTACCTCATCATCATTTTTGTCTATGATACGTAGATAATCAACCAGTTTTGACAGGCGGCTGTTTCGAGCACTTTTACCATTTCCGCCACTCATACTGCCATATCGTGTGTGACTCCGCATGCCACCTTTGCCCCAGGCAAGCCTTTCTGAGCTGCTACTAACAAGTCCAACAGATGCACCCAAAGATTCTTTAGATTCTTTATTCACTTCAGAATCATTTTCATCACCACCTCCATCAGCACCAGCAGCTGCCAGAGAAGCCTGAGGAAATCGAGCCCCTCCCCatcttttgcttctttttggTCTCACTTCAGTGTGCTCATCAGCAGAAGATGAATCTTTGCCTCCATCATTACCATTTGCATCCTCATTCTCATCAGATCCTTGACTTTCAGCAGCATTTCTATAGTTCCTCCTTCCTCTCAAATGAGCATTTCGATAGCCCCGTGATCTCCTAACAAATGCAACTGCAGTGGCTTTAGCCGTTGACCGCTTCTTACCCAAAGCTTCTGCTTGCCGCCGAAAAGTTTGTGCAATGGAAGCTTGAATCTATCAAAATAAAGCTAAATGACTAATGTATAGGTGGAAAAATAAGATGGCTAACAGTTGTGCTGGTCAACAATTATACGTGGAAGCCCAATCCTCAGATCGTCAAAATCAATGATATTGTACTATTCTATCAGAAGGCACTGTACTATTTAAAACAATAGAGGCTTGAGATTTTAAGGCATATCCCTGTAGTTTTATCACTGGCGTATGCCATGATTTTACATGAAAAACACATTATGTTCTCCTCATTTgcttcccttttttttattttttttatttatttattttttctggtgaCAATAAGGTTTTCCTTAAGATGCAATATTGGATCACAAAAACTTGACCCAAGGAACAATAATAAATGAACTTATGAACACCAAATAAATGGACAGGAGTAGCTGGGCACAAGGCTTCATTGCTGAACTTCAAAAACTATACCTGCTTATTGCGAGCCATTTCCTCATCATGGAAAGCCAGTTCCTAGGGCAGACGCACAATTTGAATGCATGACATAAGAAAATGATACTGTAAATCAAATTCTAATAGCGATGCCATATTGATTAGAATATACCTCTTCCTCGTACTTGTCAATATCTGGATACAAAGCAGCAATTAAGGCATCATAGTTAGGATCATCTCTTAAGGAGCGACGACTGGCACAATGGGTCCGGCAGGCAGGGCACTCATTGTTCCTGCAGTGAATAACAATTACCAatctaaataagaaaatattttagcttacagttaaaatttttgaataaactCATGAGATCAGGACAAACAGCACTACCGGTGAAATTTGATCCCGGTGTTTCAATGAATCAAACATGCCCAAGAGAGATAAGAAGATGACATACCCCATCCGCATAGATTTGTCAATGCATTCCCTACAGAAGCGATGCAGGCATTCCATTACAGTTCTAGTTTTCCGAATGATCCCTACACATAAAAATAGGGAACAAATGATTATCCAAAAAAGAATAGGATAATAATTCAAAGCAGTGAACAATCAATGGCATCACATCCATACCATTTAAGAGATATGATACTTTATCCTATGGAGGTCAAGTATCTAGGTCTCATTTAAGAGCATGggttttttgtaagtatttcCTAGTCTGCTTGAAGACCCACATATCACTGCTACTTATGGATAAACACCAAAAAGTAATTaaggaataataataaacatcCAGTTAGAGTGCTAACAAAAAAGTTCACCTGTTGTTTACAAACAGAGCAAATCACACAGTAACACAAGTGAAAGGATCTAGAGTTCATAGACATGTCCCTATGATTTACATAGGCAAAGAGGAATCAAGCATCCAAATTCAAACATAGTCATTAACAAAGCAAATAAACTCACGGGTGTATTTTCTAGAAATAGGTCCCTGGATGGAAACCAGATAGAAAATAGATTAGTCTCCATATATCTACATCTAGAATAAGTTATCATGCAAAGATACATTTGATAGATTGTAACAACCTAAGGAAAACTCAAATCACACATAGGCATATACTTTAACAAGTCAATGTTACAATTGGAGCTCATTGGAATTATTGGAAAGGGCAAGAAATTCTCCCTCTAAACATTGAAGGATCTCATTCACCATTTTCCTATACTCTGTCCATGGCATTAAAATCTCCCACTTTATATCCCTAGCATTCTCATGAGGCCAttccattataggtggcacaGCTCAAATCCCACACTTTTTGTCTAGaattggctctgataccatttgtaacgatCTAGGAAAAGCTCAATCCACATAtgggcttatactccaaaagaaataatacaattttaGTCCATTGAAATGATTATAAAGGGCAACAATTTCTCACTTCTAAGCAATGTGGAATTTCATTCACCACCTTCTTCTACTCAATCTGAGGTATTATGTTGATGCCAATAGTGTTCACATGGTAGGTTCTATTGAAACAACAATTCTACAAGAAATTTCAGAAATATCAACTACCTGACTAGTGGGCATTAACTGAATGTTTATGGTCAAATGCACATATGTGGTGCTTTCAgaccatatttatttaatactaCATCAAACATGGACACCATATCTAAATAGAAGTGAGCATGCATCACCCTCTGGAAAGCAAATTAATAACCTTCCATATGGCTGTAGAAGAGCACCATATGCAACTATTTCTTATATTTagcaaaaaatcacaaaattttacCTAGACAGATTGGACATTGTACTTCCTTACGTATATCTGACAGTTTCACTGCAACAAGTCTGCAAGGAAAAAGGAAGACAGATAATGTTACCATTCAACGTTAATGTTGTCTGCACTTCATACTCAAGTATGCTTTATAAAACTTACTGCCAGATATATAAACAATAAGAATTTGTATTTGAAACTCTGCAGAAAGGGAATGATCGACCTTCAGGTGAACCCCACTTCCCAACACCCAAACCAAAAGACCAACATCTTCTATTGCTTgtatttcttaattaaattgatattattatatCTTAGTAAATATAACCAGGACATGTAATCAAGCACCATGTAAAAACAACATGAatgggggaaaaaagaaaaaagtaccACAACTAAGCTGCACACACAACATATGAGATTGCGATCATACAGTCAGACATTTCAAAATGTAAATAGATATCATATCATTCTCGTGTTACAAACATAATTGAAGAAAGAAAGTATAAATTGCTGTTTTTTTCCATTAAATCTGTCTAAGATCACCTCAATTACGTGATACAACATGCAATTGATAATAATTTCCAAGTGAAAGAAATCATGTTCAAGCCATAGTTGCAACACTTAAATTGAAACAAGTTCTTGTATATTTTCACAAAAGCAGTTAGCAAGGAATCAGtatttaataagattttattacaATGGAGCAGGTTAATAGCTTTGTGTAAACACAAAATTTGAGGGGAATGTGGTCCTTAAGGTATAACCAAAGAATTTTACTATTAGGATAACACAGAgagaataagacaaatggcGTAGCTTCCAGCAAACAGTATTTAAGAAAGTCGAACCCCTGTTCCAAGATGGAATTTGGAGGAAAGGCTTTCCTGAAATGCCAACCTGAACCACACTATCAACACAGGTGTTTCCCACAAATAGAACATTCAGGGCCCAAAAGTCCCTCTGGGTCGAACTTGTCGCTCACCTGAATGGTAACAGATTACAGAAACAAATGTTCCCTTATGCTGTTAATACGCCAATCAAGACTGACATGTAGACTTACATTAGCAGCTTGGTGTTGCAGTTTTTCAGATTCCAAAGGCAGCAGTCTCAAAGTTTTAGCAATCACTCATGATGCAAAAGTATGAATTTTCTAGAGGGCAAACCCATCTTAATAACTATGAGTCATGTTTTCTGAGCGAAACACTGACTCATACATTCCGATAAAACCGTGAGGATTACATGTTAGGTCAAGCATACAAAAACCAGAGAGGAAGACTTTGCATGTTATAACTATTTGACATGTCcagtaaatatataaaacaattaaCATGTTTCAATATCCCAAGATCTAGAGAtattgttcaaaaaaaaaattggcatctCAGATTTACAAAATATACACCAGGAATATggatgaatatgaaaatttcgCATATGGGTGGCTCTCAAACCTTTGAACGCCAATATAGAGTTCTTGGGAAAACATCTATCAATTCACTGTTTAACATTGTCTAGTACTGCATCACTATCAAACCAAACAATTCACGTGCAAAAGATTTACATAACCCATCTGAGGTTTCAGACGAATTAAATTTATGGTCAGGACAACATTTAAAGTTTTCCCAACAAATAGTGGATCGCAGTTAATGGAAACTCCTGTAAACAAAAAGCACCATGGTTCCCAGGCTTGGAATTGAAATAGAAAACGTAATAATCATCATCACGCAAGTGAGCACCATAACAAGCCTTCATAGCTCTCCAAAATTTTTCAT
This genomic interval from Juglans regia cultivar Chandler chromosome 3, Walnut 2.0, whole genome shotgun sequence contains the following:
- the LOC118347920 gene encoding putative E3 ubiquitin-protein ligase RING1a isoform X2, with the protein product MVTLSVFLFPCRLVAVKLSDIRKEVQCPICLGIIRKTRTVMECLHRFCRECIDKSMRMGNNECPACRTHCASRRSLRDDPNYDALIAALYPDIDKYEEEIQASIAQTFRRQAEALGKKRSTAKATAVAFVRRSRGYRNAHLRGRRNYRNAAESQGSDENEDANGNDGGKDSSSADEHTEVRPKRSKRWGGARFPQASLAAAGADGGGDENDSEVNKESKESLGASVGLVSSSSERLAWGKGGMRSHTRYGSMSGGNGKSARNSRLSKLVDYLRIIDKNDDESTINLMLVSFDEQSTPSLERPYLCCRPTLSIRQLCQYVAMQTATQDDEVAIHLVKELHSKINLSTSASSPLAMSRIIDPGKDKLQILGEEETLAGLVPNNFINGYLLLAYERKSWNSNLVTGLS
- the LOC118347920 gene encoding putative E3 ubiquitin-protein ligase RING1a isoform X1 gives rise to the protein MVTLSVFLFPCRLVAVKLSDIRKEVQCPICLGIIRKTRTVMECLHRFCRECIDKSMRMGNNECPACRTHCASRRSLRDDPNYDALIAALYPDIDKYEEEELAFHDEEMARNKQIQASIAQTFRRQAEALGKKRSTAKATAVAFVRRSRGYRNAHLRGRRNYRNAAESQGSDENEDANGNDGGKDSSSADEHTEVRPKRSKRWGGARFPQASLAAAGADGGGDENDSEVNKESKESLGASVGLVSSSSERLAWGKGGMRSHTRYGSMSGGNGKSARNSRLSKLVDYLRIIDKNDDESTINLMLVSFDEQSTPSLERPYLCCRPTLSIRQLCQYVAMQTATQDDEVAIHLVKELHSKINLSTSASSPLAMSRIIDPGKDKLQILGEEETLAGLVPNNFINGYLLLAYERKSWNSNLVTGLS
- the LOC109020786 gene encoding auxin-repressed 12.5 kDa protein-like, producing MVLLEKLWDDVVAGPQPERGLGRLRKITTKPLNIKEIEGEGSKFQRSASIPASPATPVTPATPSSTTPVAARKDNVWRSVFHPGSNLATKRIGGDMFDKPQPNSPTVYDWLYSGETRSKHR